Below is a genomic region from Cytophagia bacterium CHB2.
AATGGCAACAAAGTGATTGCCGAGTATGATCCGGAGGTGAAATTACTCACCTACCGTCCCAAGGCGAATTTGACTCCAGGCAATTATATTCTCGCCGCGCAAGCGCGTGATCGCTGTGACAATGTCACACGGCGGGAAATCAAATTTACCGTGCAATAGTTTTTTAAAAGTATTCGGCTGCGCCGGGCGCAGGAGGCGGTTTGCTTCCTCTTCGGGTTTACAATCCAAGTTTCCGTTTGCCGCTTGTCAACTCTCTGTTGCTTGCGGTCAATCTCGTGGTATTTTTTTATCTGATGGCATTACCCGGGCAGGAGGTGACTAATCTTGTGTTGAAATACGGCGCTGTGCCGGAAAAAGTATGGCAGGGAGAGAGTTGGTGGAGTGTGTTGACCGCGATGTTTGTGCATGATGTCAACCGTACGCCTCACATCATTCTGAATATGTTGACGCTGGCGATTTTTGGGGGCAACATCGAAGGCGCGCTGGGACATTTCCGGTACCTGGCTTTCTACCTACTCGGCGGCCTGATTGCCG
It encodes:
- a CDS encoding rhomboid family intramembrane serine protease; translation: MLPLRVYNPSFRLPLVNSLLLAVNLVVFFYLMALPGQEVTNLVLKYGAVPEKVWQGESWWSVLTAMFVHDVNRTPHIILNMLTLAIFGGNIEGALGHFRYLAFYLLGGLIA